A DNA window from Helianthus annuus cultivar XRQ/B chromosome 15, HanXRQr2.0-SUNRISE, whole genome shotgun sequence contains the following coding sequences:
- the LOC110914483 gene encoding N66 matrix protein-like, with protein MVDPEFKCIERFIWGLAPQIMSMMTTSKPATITEAIDLSVALTEEAIRLNKFSISDGKKKETHIDSSGENKRKFSNFKKGTSSANKKKEANPPAEVKTSGAISSVEVKGKGYMAGKCETCGKIGHAKETCWYGVGRGNGGLRGNGNGNGNGNRGGNGYGNRNQGGNGGNGNRGNFGNQAGSGNRNKNNN; from the exons ATGGTTGATCCGGAATTCAAGTGCATTgagcgttttatttggggattggcgccccaaatcatgagcatgatGACGACATCAAAGCCCGCAACGATCACTGAGGctattgatttgagtgtggcacTAACTGAAGAAGCGATCAGGTTGAACAAGTTCTCGATCTCTGAtggaaagaaaaaggagactcacaTTGATTCGTCAggtgagaacaaaaggaagttctcaaatTTCAAGAAGGGTACCAGCAGTGCTAACAAGAAGAAGGAAGCAAACCCACCAGCTGAGGTTAAGACTAGTGGTGCCATATCTAGTGTTGAGGTTAAGGGAAAAGGATACATGG CTGGAAAGTGTGAGACGTGCGGAAAAATTGGCCATGCCAAGGAAACTTGCTGGTATGGTGTCGGTCGTGGTAATGGTGGTCTGAGAGGTAACGGCAACGGGAATGGAAACGGTAACCGTGGTGGAAATGGGTATGGAAACCGcaatcaaggaggaaatggcggtaATGGTAATCGTGGTAATTTTGGAAACCAGGCTGGAAGTGGAAACCGCAACAAAAACAACAACTAA
- the LOC110914484 gene encoding uncharacterized protein LOC110914484, producing MDNEFYNAFAGPMNITQSALLENEMGTSQKPPKLLDIDDYNAWFECFGNWVEAYHLDAWDHTEEPYVRPTKNGIQKTIREMSADEKKKYRDEKLVIYCGMDYSYFKPSDMDARHVKPPDILSSSSNPNKGFATRLLNIDGKTFCPRRGVVSDQQQGPKVVNVIDELTKITVPVNLNADDHDVVKPNAVHDEVFWEASKEEKTVSYAEKVQSTRKKKEVNFRLLEPKETRDDADIVIPKEVVQQVQDKFDNVLYGYFLGNRLPFPVVEYYAKNVWAKFGFSKLMMNMSGFFFFKFDSKEGLNKVLEGGPWLIRKVPLFLNIWSPKVTLKKDSIKTVPIWVKLHNVPISVYMDDGLSLLASKLRVPKRLDSYTADMCVENWGRSSYARAMIELNADNELKDHITVAIPKMDEDGFILERVKVEYEWRPLRCSTCCLFGHDDNTCSKKPNGKAKMVTVDEEGFVTDKRKMARYSFPQKKQKPKVVYKPKTNKYHASTSGTKGDNSAAMQLSNSFAVLDNDKNNEKRDPTSAKSMIDENHGTRIQQPDEVKELNLTEMADFMSGNMNNQNSEWASTPGDNESHVAVNKLNKICEKIFRNWKWTSNGGMCHRGTRVILGWNADDIDLMVISQSDQVIHAQVLLKSVKKKIFCSFVYAENKYQDRRSLWADLCNFKGLTHDTPWVVMGDFNAALNMEDFTMGPSSHTIAMREFYDCVQEAELIDVKSHGLHYTWNQKPKDGVGMLKKIDRIMGNIKLLDVFSDAYAMFQPFRVSDHAPAILKLFSMSTDRPKPFKFPNFIVTKPEFRQAVMSEWTKTVEGATMFSVVKKMKGLKSHFRRILRNQGNLHKRVTDLRNELDQIQKQVEAHPFDAAIRSSETICLRDFKSAVNDEECFLKQKSKVQWLCAGDSNTSYFHNSVKSRNARNKINCIKDTNGNQYEGVDVAAALLNHYSAFMGTEDKVARLDDAELFVNVLQQNVAENMVRQVTDDEVKQAMFSIIENKAPGPDGYTSAFFKNALDVVGGEVTKAVCDFFNNGQILKQLNHTILALVPKMDTPNTVLDYRPISCCNVIYKCIRKIITNRVKGCLGTLVNINQSAFVPGRKISDNILITQELMHNYHVDCGPPRCALKIDIQKAYDTVSWSFLEAILVRFGFHRKMVAWIMACVTTVSYSVSINGELHGYFSGKRGLRQGDPMSPYLFTLIMEVLSLMLQKMALNPAFKFHSHCSKQKIINVSFADDLFVFVNGDTGSVKLVRNVLEKFTSVSGLVPSLPKSTVFFCNVPSQVKAEILSLLPFREGELPVRYLGVPLISTKLSFRDCRVLVERMERKVDNWMSKLLSFAGRLQLLNSVLAAMYTYWASVFILPMRIVKDLEKRMRRFLWNGGAPGSIRSKVAWKDVCLPKDEGVLESEISQM from the exons atggacaacgaattttataatgcctttgctggACCAATGAACATCACTCAGAGTGCATTGCTTGAGAATGAAATGGGGACTTCACAGAAACCGCCTAAGCtcttggatattgatgattacaatgcgtGGTTCGAATGTTTTGgcaattgggttgaagcttatcacttGGATGCATGGGACcacactgaagaaccatatgtaAGGCCCACAAAAAATGGTATTCAGAAAACAATCAGAGAAATGAGTGCTGACgagaaaaagaagtatagagATGAAAAATTGGTG ATTTATTGTGGTATGGATTATAGTTACTTCAAGCCGTCGGATATGGATGCAAGACATGTCAAGCCGCCGGATATTCTGTCTTCCTCGTCAAACCCTAATAAGGGTTTTGCTACTAGATTACTGAACATTGACGGCAAAACATTCTGTCCGCGTAGGGGTGTTGTGTCTGATCAACAACAGGGACCGAAGGTAGTTAATGTCATAGATGAACTTACCAAAATCACAGTTCCAGTCAATCTTAATGCCGATGATCATGATGTCGTTAAGCCTAATGCTGTGCATGATGAGGTTTTCTGGGAAGCTAGTAAGGAGGAGAAAACAGTCTCGTATGCTGAAAAGGTGCAGTCCACTCGTAAGAAAAAGGAGGTAAATTTCAGACTCTTGGAACCTAAGGAAACGAGAGATGATGCTGACATTGTTATACCGAAAGAGGTTGTGCAGCAGGTTCAAGATAAATTCGATAATGTCCTCTATGGTTATTTTTTAGGGAATAGATTGCCGTTTCCTGTGGTTGAGTATTATGCGAAGAATGTCTGGGCAAAGTTTGGGTTTTCAAAACTTATGATGAACATGTCaggtttctttttcttcaagtttgacTCGAAGGAAGGATTGAATAAGGTGTTGGAAGGAGGACCATGGTTAATACGAAAAGTCCCGTTATTTCTGAACATATGGTCTCCGAAGGTTACACTCAAGAAAGATAGTATCAAAACCGTTCCAATATGGGTTAAGTTGCACAATGTGCCGATTTCAGTTTATATGGATGATGGATTGAGCTTGTTGGCTTCGAAGCTAAGGGTTCCTAAAAGGTTAGATTCCTATACAGCTGATATGTGTGTTGAAAACTGGGGAAGGAGTAGTTATGCTCGTGCGATGATTGAGTTAAATGCTGATAACGAGCTGAAGGATCACATTACTGTAGCTATCCCTAAAATGGATGAGGATGGGTTCATCTTGGAACGGGTTAAAGTTGAATATGAGTGGAGGCCATTACGCTGTAGTACATGCTGTTTGTTTGGTCATGATGACAATACGTGTAGCAAGAAACCTAATGGTAAGGCTAAGATGGTTACTGTTGATGAGGAGGGTTTTGTTACTGATAAAAGGAAGATGGCGAGGTACTCGTTCCCTCAAAAGAAGCAGAAACCTAAGGTTGTGTATAAACCTAAGACTAATAAATATCATGCAAGTACGTCTGGAACGAAGGGGGATAATTCGGCGGCTATGCAGTTGTCAAACTCCTTTGCGGTGCTTGATAATGATAAGAATAATGAGAAAAGGGATCCGACTAGTGCCAAGTCGATGATTGATGAAAATCATGGTACCCGTATACAACAACCTGATGAAGTTAAGGAGTTGAATCTGACAGAGATGGCTGATTTTATGAGTGGTAACATGAATAATCAAAATTCTGAgtgggcaagcactcccggtgaCAATG AGTCTCATGTGGCTGTTAATAAGCTGAATAAGATATGTGAGAAGATTTTTCGGAATTGGAAGTGGACATCGAACGGAGGTATGTGTCATAGAGGTACGAGGGTGATATTGGGGTGGAATGCGGATGATATTGATCTTATGGTTATATCCCAATCAGACCAGGTTATTCATGCTCAGGTATTGTTAAAATCGGTCAAAAAGAAGATATTTTGTTCTTTTGTGTATGCGGAAAACAAATATCAGGATAGGAGAAGCTTGTGGGCTGATTTGTGTAACTTTAAAGGCCTCACTCATGATACCCCTTGGGTTGTAATGGGTGATTTCAATGCCGCTTTGAATATGGAGGATTTTACTATGGGGCCGTCCTCCCACACAATAGCTATGCGAGAATTCTATGATTGTGTTCAAGAGGCAGAATTGATCGATGTTAAGAGTCATGGGTTGCATTATACTTGGAATCAAAAACCAAAGGATGGGGTAGGAATGCTAAAGAAGATCGACCGTATTATGGGTAACATCAAACTCTTAGATGTTTTCTCGGATGCTTATGCTATGTTTCAGCCTTTCCGTGTTTCAGATCATGCTCCTGCTATCTTGAAATTATTTTCTATGTCTACAGACCGGCCTAAACCTTTTAAATTCCCAAACTTTATTGTGACAAAGCCTGAGTTCCGTCAAGCTGTGATGTCCGAATGGACTAAAACCGTGGAGGGTGCTACCATGTTTTCTGTGGTTAAGAAAATGAAGGGTCTGAAATCACATTTTAGGAGGATATTGCGTAATCAAGGTAATCTCCATAAAAGAGTTACTGACTTACGGAATGAGCTGGACCAGATTCAAAAACAGGTGGAAGCTCATCCTTTTGATGCTGCTATTCGATCATCTGAGACTATCTGTTTGCGAGACTTCAAGTCAGCGGTTAATGATGAGGAGTGTTTCTTGAAACAAAAATCTAAAGTGCAATGGTTATGTGCGGGTGATTCAAATACATCCTACTTTCATAATAGTGTGAAAAGTAGGAATGCTAGAAATAAAATCAATTGCATTAAGGATACGAATGGGAACCAGTATGAGGGAGTTGATGTCGCGGCTGCTTTGCTAAACCATTATTCAGCTTTCATGGGCACCGAAGATAAAGTGGCTAGGTTGGATGATGCAGAGTTATTTGTTAATGTTTTGCAGCAGAATGTGGCGGAGAATATGGTGAGACAGGTTACCGATGATGAAGTTAAACAGGCTATGTTCAGTATAATTGAGAATAAGGCTCCAGGTCCGGACGGATACACTTCAGCGTTTTTTAAAAATGCCTTGGATGTTGTGGGCGGTGAAGTTACAAAGGCGGTGTGTGATTTCTTTAATAACGGGCAAATTCTTAAGCAGCTTAACCATACGATTTTAGCGTTGGTGCCAAAGATGGATACTCCAAATACAGTTCTTGACTACAGGCCAATATCATGTTGTAATGTGATATATAAGTGTATCAGAAAAATAATCACTAATCGTGTGAAGGGGTGTTTGGGGACTCTAGTGAACATTAACCAGTCAGCGTTTGTTCCTGGTAGAAAGATATCTGATAATATTCTTATTACGCAGGAGCTTATGCATAATTATCATGTGGATTGTGGTCCTCCGAGGTGTGCTTTGAAGATTGACATCCAGAAAGCTTATGATACTGTAAGCTGGTCTTTTTTAGAAGCTATTTTAGTCCGGTTTGGTTTTCACCGGAAAATGGTTGCTTGGATTATGGCGTGTGTCACAACGGTATCCTACTCGGTTAGCATAAATGGCGAGTTGCATGGTTACTTTTCAGGGAAACGGGGTCTTCGTCAAGGAGATCCAATGTCCCCGTACCTATTCACGTTGATTATGGAGGTGTTATCTCTCATGTTACAAAAGATGGCGTTAAACCCTGCTTTCAAGTTCCATAGTCACTGTTCTAAACAAAAGATTATCAACGTATCATTTGCTGAtgacttatttgtttttgttaatgGGGATACTGGATCAGTTAAGCTTGTTCGGAATGTTTTGGAGAAGTTCACTAGTGTTTCGGGCCTGGTCCCTAGCTTGCCCAAGAGTACGGTTTTTTTCTGCAATGTTCCAAGCCAAGTAAAAGCTGAAATCCTGAGCTTGTTGCCGTTTCGTGAGGGTGAACTTCCGGTTCGCTACCTCGGGGTTCCCTTAATCTCTACTAAGTTATCTTTTAGAGATTGCCGGGTTCTGGTGGAACGTATGGAGAGGAAGGTTGATAATTGGATGTCTAAATTGTTATCGTTTGCAGGTCGATTGCAGCTCCTTAACTCTGTTCTTGCAGCAATGTATACGTATTGGGCCTCGGTTTTTATTTTGCCAATGCGTATAGTCAAGGATCTGGAAAAGAGAATGCGAAGGTTTCTTTGGAACGGGGGGGCTCCTGGGAGTATTCGGTCTAAAGTCGCGTGGAAGGACGTTTGTTTGCCTAAGGATGAGGGGGTCTTGGAATCCGAAATATCTCAGATGTGA